The following proteins are encoded in a genomic region of Oceaniferula marina:
- a CDS encoding POT family MFS transporter, whose product MSYRSTPTDTTGYPKGIPYIISNELAERFSFYGMKAVLAIFLTTHLVVMGEQNMSEEQATAYTSFFNSAVYFAPILGAILSDVFWGKYNTILRLSLVYCLGHLCLAFMGTGGVVQLWLVMGLGLIAVGAGGIKPCVSAHVGDQFGKKNSHLLSKIFNIFYLSINIGAAISGLAIPVVLDKWGPHWAFGIPGGLMVLATLFFWMGRNKFIHVPPQGKAFFNELKSREGLVALGKLIPLFAFAAMFWCLFDQASNRLVFQADKMDRELFGVEIRAAQMQSVNPVMILILIPLFTWVIYPMVGKLVKVTPLRKIGAGLFTMAGSFVVISLIQEAIDRGGSPSIGWQILAYAIFTCAEIMLSIVCLEFAYTQAPKKMKSFVMGVFLCSAMMGNLFTAGINLYNQAGRPKLEEGTPHAGMDKTLGTVDDMVLEDNKVTSAVTPQLDKALAEIQRHFDQHGTLPSTLDALPEDPWGNPLSYTILHAKSARVASMGPDSEQTTKWDLGVVVTIEPKKEKKDETWLDRQKQDQGLLDEVVETEDDHGFGTLNKHYFAGGQSRLEGAAYFWFFTKLMFGTSLVFIPFAMAYKPRTYLQEDGGAA is encoded by the coding sequence ATGTCCTACCGAAGCACTCCTACTGATACGACCGGTTACCCGAAGGGGATCCCCTATATTATTTCCAACGAGCTAGCCGAGCGTTTTTCGTTTTATGGAATGAAGGCGGTTCTCGCTATTTTTCTGACCACTCACCTGGTGGTGATGGGCGAACAGAACATGAGTGAGGAGCAGGCCACGGCTTACACCTCGTTTTTTAATTCGGCCGTCTATTTTGCACCCATCCTCGGTGCGATTTTATCGGATGTTTTCTGGGGGAAATACAATACCATCCTCCGTTTGTCCTTGGTCTATTGTCTGGGGCACCTTTGCCTCGCCTTTATGGGCACGGGTGGCGTGGTGCAGCTCTGGTTGGTGATGGGGCTTGGTTTGATTGCTGTGGGGGCCGGCGGTATTAAACCTTGTGTGTCAGCTCACGTGGGCGACCAGTTTGGAAAGAAGAACTCTCATTTACTGAGTAAGATTTTCAACATATTCTACCTTTCCATTAATATCGGGGCCGCCATTTCGGGTCTCGCGATTCCTGTTGTTTTGGATAAATGGGGCCCTCATTGGGCGTTTGGCATTCCGGGGGGCTTGATGGTTTTAGCGACTTTGTTTTTTTGGATGGGGCGCAACAAGTTCATCCATGTGCCACCACAGGGAAAAGCCTTTTTTAATGAGCTAAAAAGCCGGGAAGGGCTCGTGGCGCTGGGTAAGTTGATTCCTCTTTTCGCCTTTGCTGCGATGTTCTGGTGTTTATTTGATCAGGCATCCAACCGTCTGGTTTTTCAGGCGGATAAAATGGATCGGGAATTGTTCGGGGTTGAGATTCGTGCCGCCCAGATGCAATCGGTGAACCCGGTGATGATTCTCATCCTCATTCCTTTATTTACCTGGGTGATTTACCCGATGGTTGGGAAGTTGGTGAAGGTAACACCCTTACGTAAAATCGGAGCGGGCCTGTTTACCATGGCGGGTTCGTTTGTGGTGATCTCCTTGATTCAAGAAGCGATTGACCGGGGTGGTTCCCCCAGTATCGGGTGGCAGATTCTGGCGTATGCGATTTTTACCTGTGCGGAAATCATGCTGTCCATTGTTTGTCTGGAGTTTGCCTACACGCAGGCCCCCAAAAAGATGAAGTCCTTTGTCATGGGCGTGTTCCTTTGCTCGGCGATGATGGGTAATTTGTTTACGGCAGGCATCAACTTATACAACCAAGCCGGACGCCCGAAGCTCGAAGAAGGAACGCCTCACGCCGGGATGGATAAAACGTTGGGGACCGTGGACGATATGGTGCTTGAGGACAACAAAGTGACCTCCGCAGTGACTCCCCAACTGGATAAGGCTCTGGCTGAGATCCAGAGGCATTTTGATCAACACGGCACCCTGCCATCGACTTTGGATGCCTTACCGGAAGACCCGTGGGGGAACCCCTTAAGTTATACGATTCTTCATGCCAAATCAGCGCGGGTAGCATCCATGGGGCCAGACAGCGAGCAAACGACCAAGTGGGATTTGGGTGTTGTGGTTACCATTGAGCCGAAGAAGGAGAAAAAAGATGAAACCTGGCTCGACCGACAGAAACAAGATCAGGGCTTGCTTGATGAGGTGGTCGAGACCGAGGACGACCATGGCTTTGGAACCTTGAATAAACACTATTTCGCCGGTGGTCAAAGTCGTCTTGAGGGGGCTGCCTATTTCTGGTTTTTTACAAAGTTGATGTTCGGGACCTCACTTGTCTTTATTCCTTTTGCGATGGCTTATAAACCTCGGACGTATCTTCAGGAAGACGGCGGAGCGGCATGA
- a CDS encoding PEP-CTERM sorting domain-containing protein: protein MNTKATITALAVVSLGISAAQASTIAWGGGDGNWNTEGVADAGWSGGTSPTMDGTDDAVINGGTVSYDAGALGDLGAGWGSSHLTLNGGVLTQSTTHWSVFDGSGTFTIAGGTFNSAADRVQIGASGTDTAQFVMTSGSFIHTGSEVAVRGGNTFTVSGGSMSANFFSLGDFGLATIDVAGGTVRLNDGSSGGGFYIGTAGSAINLTAAGVFNIGNTNIADATANYLDTDRVVFGMDGNNALLQVVDDGAGGVNISAVPEPTSAALLGLGGVALILRRRK, encoded by the coding sequence ATGAACACAAAAGCAACAATAACAGCACTCGCCGTGGTTAGCCTCGGCATCAGTGCGGCACAGGCATCTACCATTGCCTGGGGTGGCGGAGACGGCAACTGGAATACCGAAGGGGTTGCGGATGCTGGATGGAGCGGTGGCACATCGCCAACAATGGATGGCACGGATGATGCCGTCATTAACGGCGGCACTGTTAGCTATGATGCGGGTGCACTTGGAGATCTCGGCGCAGGTTGGGGGTCATCTCATTTAACCCTTAACGGTGGGGTATTGACACAATCAACGACTCATTGGTCTGTATTTGATGGGTCTGGCACCTTCACCATCGCTGGTGGCACATTCAATTCAGCAGCAGACCGGGTGCAAATCGGAGCATCCGGCACAGATACAGCACAGTTTGTGATGACGTCCGGCTCATTCATTCACACGGGTTCTGAAGTTGCGGTTCGCGGCGGTAATACATTCACCGTTTCAGGAGGATCGATGTCTGCGAACTTTTTCAGCTTGGGCGACTTTGGCCTTGCGACGATTGATGTTGCAGGCGGCACGGTGCGATTAAACGATGGATCGTCAGGCGGAGGTTTCTACATTGGGACGGCTGGCAGCGCGATCAACCTGACTGCTGCGGGGGTCTTTAACATTGGCAACACCAATATTGCGGACGCTACGGCCAATTACCTGGATACCGATCGAGTCGTATTTGGTATGGATGGTAACAATGCACTTCTCCAGGTTGTTGACGACGGTGCCGGTGGGGTGAACATCTCCGCAGTTCCAGAACCCACCTCGGCAGCCCTTCTCGGCCTTGGTGGCGTTGCTTTGATCTTGCGTCGCCGCAAGTAG
- a CDS encoding alpha-mannosidase produces the protein MEKLPKVFEQRIAVAGERIIEPFLYPEKSPMNIEAMAVGGEPIPYEEAVQRSFAPFAEGDKWGSKWDTVWFHFTAEVPAGWNGQSVVALINLSWPQYEGFGREGLVYMDGKPVIAINRNRAAVPLLDSAEGGEKIDFYVEAASNPVGALHWGDGDLLMPEYDSEPLFHLEQAQLATYNPEAFQLKMDFEACRQAMMELPENEARRGQLLRALNKTCDVLDLGDPGCIAPARAELAPVLAKKNGDTVHKISAVGHAHIDTAWVWPLRETIRKCARTFTTALRYMETHPDYRFVCSQPQQYAWMKQYYPSIYEDIKVAIQRGQWETVGGMWIEADCNITSGESLVRQFIHGKNFYQEEFGIEVKDLWLPDVFGYAAALPQILQKSGIDWFLTQKISWSDTNRFPHHTFYWEGLDGSRIFTHFPPVDTYNCQMTAAEMKRSEHNFQENDRATRALVPFGHGDGGGGPSLEHIELARRWEDFEGVPQVEMTSVLDFFDKCKEDAVDPPVWRGELYLELHRGTLTSQAYTKYMNRKCELMLRDAEFLQVMAQRVNPGALLGEDPVAADDRPVWDVPAHIAEKDGDVTAMAMDRAWKTLLLNQFHDIIPGSSIHWVYEDVKIDYPNVAKVAAAVRDAAAARIVEKVDTSGVENPVVVFNTLAQERQEVVEL, from the coding sequence ATGGAAAAGTTACCGAAAGTTTTTGAACAACGTATTGCTGTGGCTGGTGAACGCATCATCGAGCCGTTTCTCTATCCTGAAAAATCGCCGATGAACATCGAGGCGATGGCCGTTGGAGGTGAGCCCATTCCTTACGAGGAAGCGGTCCAGAGATCCTTTGCGCCTTTTGCCGAAGGTGACAAGTGGGGCTCGAAGTGGGACACTGTTTGGTTTCATTTTACGGCAGAAGTGCCGGCCGGCTGGAATGGTCAATCGGTAGTGGCTTTGATCAACCTGAGCTGGCCACAGTATGAAGGGTTTGGTCGTGAAGGGTTGGTTTATATGGATGGTAAACCGGTGATCGCCATCAACCGCAACCGTGCCGCTGTGCCATTGCTGGACAGTGCGGAAGGCGGTGAGAAAATTGATTTTTACGTGGAGGCTGCCTCCAATCCGGTGGGTGCCTTGCATTGGGGGGACGGAGACCTCTTGATGCCCGAATATGACAGCGAGCCCTTGTTCCATTTGGAGCAGGCACAGCTTGCAACCTACAACCCGGAGGCCTTCCAACTGAAGATGGACTTCGAGGCCTGCCGCCAGGCGATGATGGAGCTTCCCGAAAACGAAGCACGCCGCGGCCAACTCCTGCGGGCCCTGAATAAAACCTGTGACGTGCTCGACCTCGGCGACCCCGGTTGTATCGCTCCGGCCCGTGCCGAGCTCGCCCCCGTGCTCGCCAAAAAGAATGGAGACACCGTGCACAAAATCTCCGCCGTGGGACACGCCCACATCGACACCGCCTGGGTCTGGCCGCTGCGCGAAACCATCCGCAAGTGCGCCCGCACGTTTACCACGGCTTTGCGCTACATGGAAACCCACCCGGACTACCGCTTCGTTTGCTCCCAGCCGCAGCAGTATGCCTGGATGAAGCAATACTACCCGAGCATCTACGAGGACATCAAAGTGGCCATCCAACGAGGCCAGTGGGAAACTGTCGGCGGTATGTGGATCGAGGCCGACTGCAACATCACCTCCGGTGAGTCGCTGGTGCGCCAGTTCATCCATGGGAAAAACTTTTACCAGGAGGAGTTCGGCATCGAGGTCAAGGACCTGTGGCTGCCCGACGTCTTCGGCTACGCCGCGGCCCTTCCCCAGATCCTGCAGAAGTCCGGGATCGACTGGTTCCTCACCCAGAAAATTTCCTGGAGTGATACAAACAGATTTCCGCATCACACGTTTTACTGGGAGGGGCTGGACGGCTCCCGGATCTTCACCCACTTCCCGCCGGTGGATACCTACAACTGCCAGATGACAGCGGCAGAAATGAAACGCTCCGAGCACAACTTCCAGGAAAACGACCGCGCGACCCGTGCGTTGGTGCCCTTCGGCCATGGCGACGGCGGTGGCGGGCCGAGCCTCGAGCACATTGAGCTGGCCCGGCGCTGGGAGGATTTTGAAGGGGTGCCCCAGGTGGAAATGACCAGCGTGCTGGACTTTTTTGACAAGTGCAAGGAGGACGCGGTGGATCCACCGGTCTGGCGAGGCGAACTTTACCTCGAACTGCACCGTGGCACGCTGACCAGCCAGGCTTACACCAAGTACATGAACCGGAAATGTGAGTTGATGCTGCGCGACGCCGAGTTCCTCCAGGTGATGGCGCAGCGGGTCAACCCGGGTGCCCTGCTCGGCGAGGATCCGGTGGCGGCGGATGATCGCCCGGTCTGGGATGTTCCGGCCCACATTGCCGAAAAAGACGGCGACGTCACAGCGATGGCCATGGACCGTGCGTGGAAGACACTTCTCTTGAATCAGTTCCACGACATCATCCCGGGATCATCGATCCACTGGGTGTATGAGGATGTTAAAATCGATTACCCGAACGTCGCCAAGGTGGCAGCCGCCGTGCGTGATGCCGCGGCAGCACGGATTGTGGAAAAGGTCGACACCAGCGGCGTGGAGAACCCTGTCGTGGTGTTCAACACTCTGGCCCAGGAACGTCAGGAAGTGGTGGAACT
- a CDS encoding MFS transporter encodes MIKAVTDYFAEFKILKTASKDFWLTNAIQFFDGLAFFSMITVLTFYLTDNCGFSDVASGAWVGIWSLYVTAFAFAVGSICDTIGIKKSFYIAFGLVGTARAMLGFSPLLVTGDTLGYVVKTAIIIMALGSAFMGPVIKTAIRRFTTKKNRATGFNFYYLMMNVAAIIAAALVIDGFRKGFPSFAAVLPSFVFERVVNFFANGFGPINGNLAILDFGLAMSVLAFICVTRLDENNYAEESERVNTDEETRRPLAIFMEVWKEKTFQKLLLFLALTIGVRLVFTHQYLVMPKFYLRTMYNDFELGLFNSINPLIIVVGLIVLIPVINRYSTLKLIIVGMAVSASSLILLALPIHWFLALPGIDDLNEAYIFIILTQILIFALGELIFSPRFMEYVASVAPQDRVTSYMVLAELPTFISKPINGFVSGILISRYCYDGIRPKIETGNVTYYESPEIMWLVYLGLAVLSPVAVILLRNFVTDESSRSVAEEVSEASEKGEDHE; translated from the coding sequence ATGATTAAAGCTGTCACCGATTATTTTGCGGAGTTCAAGATCCTGAAGACTGCGTCCAAGGACTTCTGGTTGACCAATGCGATCCAGTTCTTCGACGGGTTGGCGTTTTTTTCAATGATCACCGTTTTGACCTTTTACCTTACGGATAACTGTGGGTTCAGCGATGTGGCATCGGGTGCATGGGTCGGAATCTGGAGTTTGTATGTGACGGCCTTTGCTTTTGCTGTGGGGTCGATCTGCGACACGATCGGGATTAAAAAATCGTTTTACATTGCGTTTGGATTGGTTGGAACGGCGAGGGCCATGCTTGGTTTTTCCCCCTTGTTGGTGACAGGCGATACCCTTGGGTATGTTGTTAAGACGGCGATCATCATCATGGCTTTGGGGAGTGCCTTTATGGGGCCGGTGATCAAGACGGCGATTCGGCGTTTTACGACCAAAAAGAATCGGGCGACAGGGTTTAACTTTTATTATTTGATGATGAATGTTGCAGCGATCATTGCTGCGGCTCTGGTGATTGACGGCTTCCGTAAAGGGTTTCCCTCATTTGCAGCGGTGTTACCCTCGTTTGTCTTTGAAAGGGTCGTGAACTTTTTTGCCAACGGCTTCGGCCCGATCAATGGTAACCTGGCGATCCTCGATTTTGGTCTCGCTATGTCAGTGCTTGCATTCATTTGTGTGACGAGGCTGGATGAAAATAACTACGCTGAGGAAAGTGAGCGAGTGAATACGGATGAGGAAACCCGGCGCCCGCTGGCAATTTTTATGGAGGTCTGGAAAGAGAAAACCTTCCAGAAGTTGTTGCTCTTCCTGGCCTTGACGATTGGTGTGCGCTTGGTCTTTACACACCAGTACCTGGTGATGCCCAAGTTTTACCTGCGGACCATGTATAATGATTTTGAATTGGGGTTGTTCAACTCGATCAACCCCCTGATCATTGTGGTTGGCTTGATTGTCCTGATTCCGGTCATCAACCGCTATTCAACCTTGAAATTAATCATCGTAGGGATGGCCGTTTCCGCATCTTCCTTGATATTACTGGCCTTGCCGATTCATTGGTTTTTGGCACTCCCGGGGATTGATGACTTAAATGAAGCCTATATTTTTATCATCCTGACCCAGATATTAATCTTTGCTCTCGGTGAGTTAATTTTCAGCCCGCGGTTTATGGAGTATGTGGCCTCGGTCGCCCCTCAAGACAGGGTGACCTCCTATATGGTGCTGGCGGAGTTGCCGACCTTTATTTCCAAACCGATCAACGGTTTTGTTAGTGGTATTCTGATTTCCAGATATTGTTACGATGGCATCCGGCCCAAGATTGAAACAGGTAATGTCACTTACTACGAATCTCCGGAGATTATGTGGTTAGTCTATCTTGGCTTGGCGGTGTTGAGTCCGGTGGCGGTGATTTTGCTGCGTAACTTTGTCACTGACGAGTCCTCACGCTCTGTGGCGGAGGAGGTAAGTGAAGCTTCGGAGAAAGGAGAAGATCATGAATAA
- a CDS encoding ankyrin repeat domain-containing protein — protein MNKIKTIIIDGIILFAASTAFVLLADLIFSQLKDKEVKDNPLVTSINQGKLDELKKQIESKEYDLAQVDGIGRTSLIRAAYVNFNSLEKTKDTDKERAPMIPLLVSHGAPVDHVDEDDWSALMWASWSGLPLVTEALLKANADISLTGGQGNTALTLAASRGNDDVIELLLKAGADKSVENKSGKTALDLAEEGQAKGGNRQSRYLRTIELLND, from the coding sequence ATGAATAAAATCAAAACGATTATCATCGACGGCATCATTTTATTTGCGGCATCGACGGCGTTTGTATTGCTGGCGGACCTCATCTTTTCCCAGCTCAAAGACAAGGAGGTGAAGGATAACCCGCTGGTAACTTCAATCAATCAGGGGAAGCTCGACGAGCTCAAAAAGCAGATTGAGTCCAAGGAATACGACTTGGCTCAGGTGGACGGCATAGGCAGAACGTCGCTGATTCGTGCGGCGTATGTCAATTTTAACTCACTGGAGAAGACCAAGGATACTGATAAAGAGCGGGCTCCGATGATTCCTCTTTTGGTGAGCCACGGAGCGCCGGTTGATCACGTGGATGAAGACGATTGGAGTGCTCTGATGTGGGCCTCATGGAGTGGGTTGCCATTGGTGACCGAGGCATTACTGAAGGCTAATGCCGACATCAGCCTCACCGGAGGGCAGGGGAATACCGCCTTAACGCTTGCGGCGTCACGAGGGAATGATGATGTGATTGAACTTTTACTTAAGGCCGGGGCTGACAAGTCGGTTGAAAATAAATCCGGGAAAACGGCTCTCGACCTCGCCGAGGAAGGTCAAGCCAAGGGGGGCAACCGTCAGTCGCGGTATCTGCGCACTATCGAGCTGCTGAACGATTAA
- a CDS encoding sulfatase family protein, giving the protein MMKSIQLLSFGFFFAVSVSAKQAPNIVLINADDLGYGDVSCYGASKIQTPNIDRLAADGRRFTDAHSSSAVCSPSRFGLMTGIYPSRVNLWGPLGSDQHLVIPTDQATIGSLLQEAGYRTAIIGKWHLGLTQGVADYNKPLVPGPKEVGFGYSFIVPTVNSGPPFVFAENGLVVGLDPNDPIKRGGKPNYAKKLPEKGGDKRFSGGKKAHELYDDFRIGTKLAEQSLKWINMQDDKPFFLCLMTTNIHHPFTPAERFQGTSQCGAYGDFVHELDWIVGEVVKAAEARGKANGRETLVIFTSDNGGMLNMTGQKAWTAGHRLNGDLLGYKFGAWEGGHRVPFIVKWPGKVPAGSETNNLVSQIDLLATFAEIIGQTAPTGVDSISQLDEFLGRNEKPLRKDLIVLSNSSNHISVRTKKWLYLPAPGPGGFSAKWGHHLTGGVAALAHTKQANSNVEKGQWKADAPRVQLYDLENDLGQSTNLARKHPELVKQLQQTVDRHRKQIADVPRLGWVAPGNKAAPQRKKKSRVKK; this is encoded by the coding sequence ATGATGAAATCTATCCAACTACTCAGCTTTGGTTTTTTCTTTGCCGTCTCTGTATCGGCGAAGCAAGCACCTAATATTGTTCTGATCAATGCCGATGACCTTGGCTATGGTGATGTGTCTTGTTATGGGGCAAGCAAGATCCAGACTCCAAATATTGACCGACTTGCAGCAGACGGTCGACGCTTCACCGATGCTCACTCGAGTTCGGCTGTGTGTTCGCCCTCGCGGTTTGGGTTGATGACCGGAATCTATCCGTCCAGAGTAAATTTATGGGGGCCGCTTGGTTCGGATCAGCACTTGGTCATACCGACGGATCAGGCGACCATTGGCAGCCTGCTACAGGAGGCGGGTTACAGGACGGCGATCATTGGCAAGTGGCACCTAGGCTTGACTCAAGGTGTGGCTGATTACAACAAGCCGCTCGTCCCCGGTCCCAAGGAGGTAGGTTTTGGTTACAGCTTCATTGTTCCGACGGTAAACTCCGGACCTCCCTTTGTCTTCGCCGAAAATGGCTTGGTTGTCGGTTTGGACCCCAATGATCCGATCAAACGAGGAGGTAAACCGAACTACGCCAAAAAACTCCCCGAGAAAGGGGGGGATAAAAGATTCAGCGGGGGAAAAAAGGCGCATGAACTATACGATGATTTTCGCATTGGGACCAAGCTTGCCGAACAATCACTCAAGTGGATCAACATGCAGGATGATAAGCCGTTTTTTCTCTGTCTGATGACTACCAATATCCATCACCCCTTCACTCCGGCTGAGCGATTTCAGGGGACCAGTCAGTGCGGTGCCTATGGAGACTTTGTCCATGAGCTCGACTGGATTGTGGGAGAAGTGGTGAAAGCCGCTGAAGCACGAGGCAAAGCAAATGGGCGTGAGACTCTGGTCATTTTTACCTCCGACAACGGAGGGATGCTCAATATGACCGGGCAAAAAGCGTGGACAGCTGGGCACCGACTCAATGGAGACCTGCTAGGATATAAGTTCGGAGCATGGGAAGGCGGTCACCGTGTCCCGTTCATCGTGAAATGGCCAGGTAAGGTTCCTGCTGGATCAGAAACAAACAACCTTGTTAGTCAGATTGACCTGCTGGCGACATTTGCTGAGATCATAGGACAGACGGCCCCAACGGGGGTCGACAGCATTAGCCAACTGGATGAATTTCTGGGTCGAAATGAAAAGCCGCTTCGTAAAGATCTGATCGTGCTGTCGAATAGTTCCAATCATATTTCAGTGCGAACCAAAAAATGGCTCTATTTGCCGGCTCCCGGCCCCGGTGGATTCAGCGCAAAATGGGGGCATCATTTAACCGGTGGTGTCGCGGCTTTAGCCCATACCAAACAAGCGAATAGTAATGTCGAAAAGGGGCAGTGGAAGGCTGATGCTCCTAGAGTGCAGCTTTATGATCTCGAAAACGATCTCGGACAAAGTACCAATTTGGCGAGAAAGCACCCCGAGCTCGTCAAGCAGCTTCAGCAGACCGTGGACCGACACCGCAAACAGATTGCCGACGTTCCTCGCTTGGGCTGGGTCGCTCCCGGGAACAAGGCTGCACCTCAGCGAAAAAAGAAGAGCAGGGTTAAGAAGTAG
- a CDS encoding SGNH/GDSL hydrolase family protein has product MAKRIMRQSVLFILCLLVPFSSVMADKGYVPEKGSAELDKKGKKKKTGKATKIDPALPMVLIIGDSISIGYTGKVRAQLKGKANVLHNPGNSQGTTNGLAKIDAWLGDTQWDVIHFNFGLHDLKRVKKAGTAQNSNDPDDPYQADLKTYTSNMEQLVKRLKKTEAKLIFATTTPFPGGVSPYRAPEDAAKYNAAALKIMKANQVEVNDLYAAILPHLKTHQRPVNVHFLPKGSELLAKEVSAKVEALLAR; this is encoded by the coding sequence ATGGCAAAGCGAATTATGAGGCAGTCAGTATTATTCATCTTGTGTTTATTGGTTCCTTTCTCCAGCGTGATGGCTGATAAGGGTTACGTCCCTGAAAAAGGATCCGCGGAGTTGGACAAAAAGGGTAAAAAAAAGAAAACCGGGAAGGCGACAAAGATTGACCCGGCATTGCCCATGGTCTTAATCATCGGGGATTCCATTTCCATTGGTTACACCGGCAAAGTTCGAGCCCAACTCAAGGGGAAAGCCAACGTGTTACACAATCCTGGGAACAGTCAGGGGACTACAAATGGACTGGCAAAAATCGATGCCTGGCTTGGTGACACCCAATGGGATGTGATCCACTTTAATTTTGGTCTCCATGATTTGAAGCGGGTGAAGAAAGCCGGGACAGCCCAAAATTCGAATGATCCTGATGACCCGTATCAGGCAGACCTCAAGACATACACCAGTAATATGGAACAGCTGGTGAAGCGGTTGAAAAAGACGGAGGCCAAACTGATTTTTGCAACAACCACACCATTCCCCGGCGGGGTGTCACCCTATCGGGCCCCTGAAGATGCGGCCAAATACAATGCTGCCGCTTTGAAGATCATGAAGGCAAATCAGGTCGAAGTGAACGATTTATATGCTGCGATCTTACCTCATCTTAAAACCCACCAGCGACCTGTGAATGTTCATTTTTTACCGAAAGGTTCTGAGTTGTTGGCCAAGGAGGTCAGTGCCAAAGTTGAAGCTTTGCTCGCTCGTTAG
- a CDS encoding sulfatase — protein MLACCAWPLAGSAAGDGLQARKPNVIFILTDDLGYSDLSCYGAKKVKTPHLDKMAQMGMRFTDFHTGANICSPSRAAFLTGAYPQRAGTYMGINYTRMPHWFLGLNPEEITIAEQFKSVGYKTFMIGKWHLGTQAMFHPKKHGFDSYYGLPCNYSKRLDARFWDEDEVLFDDAPLDRLTELYTARAVKVIKENKEEPFFLYLAHNYPHTPYKAGAKWRGSSKDGMRGDVMQELDWGIGEVIHALEEAGISDNTLVIFSSDNGPVSPKYSAPYRGTKYTTLEGGHRVPLILCWPGKVPAKVSDTPVVAMDLFPTLTELMGASMPSDRVYDGVTLTPLFRNEPIARSSSAPFFYYNAGSLQAVRMGQWKLHLPRTLDSLPFWEKTKAFGALQSPMLVDLKQPQSETSRKSVNMPEVRKTLIEEAMKMRAELGDYLQRGSGQRPTGSSIPGVPIVSHGKDWELLVDEETRNMVADLKEKHGVLESLGRGDVPGNENQSNAGRTTGGAGGKKWRKNKK, from the coding sequence TTGTTAGCTTGTTGTGCCTGGCCCCTTGCTGGTTCCGCCGCAGGGGATGGCCTTCAGGCGAGGAAGCCGAATGTTATTTTTATTCTTACGGATGATCTAGGCTACTCTGATTTGAGTTGCTATGGGGCTAAAAAAGTCAAAACGCCGCATCTAGACAAGATGGCGCAAATGGGCATGCGATTCACTGACTTTCACACCGGTGCAAACATTTGCTCTCCTTCTCGGGCCGCCTTTTTGACCGGTGCATATCCTCAGCGTGCCGGGACCTATATGGGTATCAACTATACGCGCATGCCGCATTGGTTTCTCGGACTAAACCCTGAAGAAATCACTATTGCTGAGCAATTTAAATCGGTGGGATACAAGACCTTTATGATCGGGAAGTGGCACCTTGGCACCCAAGCGATGTTTCATCCGAAAAAGCATGGGTTTGATAGCTATTACGGCCTTCCTTGCAACTATAGCAAACGTTTAGATGCCCGTTTTTGGGATGAGGACGAGGTGCTCTTTGATGATGCTCCGCTGGATCGACTGACCGAACTCTACACAGCACGCGCTGTAAAGGTGATTAAGGAAAATAAGGAGGAGCCCTTCTTTCTTTATCTAGCACATAACTACCCGCACACACCGTATAAGGCTGGGGCAAAGTGGCGTGGATCATCGAAAGACGGAATGAGAGGCGACGTGATGCAAGAGTTGGACTGGGGCATTGGCGAAGTGATCCACGCTCTCGAAGAGGCTGGCATCTCAGATAACACACTTGTGATTTTTAGCTCGGATAATGGCCCGGTTTCACCGAAATATTCAGCTCCATACCGTGGCACAAAGTACACCACTCTCGAAGGGGGGCATCGGGTTCCTTTGATTCTCTGCTGGCCGGGTAAGGTTCCTGCAAAAGTGTCGGACACCCCCGTGGTTGCGATGGATCTGTTTCCAACACTGACCGAACTCATGGGTGCCAGCATGCCAAGCGACCGCGTCTATGATGGGGTAACTCTGACTCCCTTGTTTAGAAACGAACCTATTGCCCGCAGTTCGAGTGCTCCATTTTTTTACTACAATGCGGGAAGTTTGCAGGCGGTGAGGATGGGGCAATGGAAACTGCATTTACCTCGCACGCTCGACTCACTTCCTTTTTGGGAAAAGACCAAAGCTTTTGGGGCTCTCCAGTCTCCCATGCTTGTCGATTTGAAGCAGCCGCAATCCGAGACATCAAGAAAGAGCGTGAACATGCCCGAAGTGCGCAAGACCTTAATCGAGGAGGCAATGAAAATGCGAGCTGAGCTTGGCGATTACCTGCAGCGAGGTTCCGGTCAGCGTCCGACCGGTTCATCAATCCCCGGAGTTCCCATTGTCTCACACGGCAAGGATTGGGAATTGTTAGTAGATGAGGAAACGCGAAACATGGTTGCCGATTTGAAAGAAAAGCATGGTGTGTTGGAGTCGCTGGGCAGAGGTGATGTTCCTGGCAATGAAAACCAATCGAATGCCGGCAGAACCACTGGTGGGGCAGGAGGTAAAAAATGGAGAAAAAACAAGAAGTAG